One Aegilops tauschii subsp. strangulata cultivar AL8/78 chromosome 7, Aet v6.0, whole genome shotgun sequence genomic window carries:
- the LOC109781780 gene encoding AT-hook motif nuclear-localized protein 22, giving the protein MAGMDPGAGEPRGASHYLDLLLAQQQQSTPFHPCTHVKAEQHPMASPVRSLASGAGAEQHGGGADQQQPSSSAMVLADGGGGSARPMRRPRGRPPGSKNKPKPPIIVIRDSPNAFHSHILEVADGADVVECLAEYARRRRRGVCVLSGAGVVTNVSLRQPGASSSSSPGGLVATLQGQFEILSLTGTVLPPPAPPAASSLAVYLAGWQGQVVGGSVVGQLVAAGPVFLMAASFANAVYERLPLEGEAEEAGTATAATEAQGEGAAAQPPGASPQQSSEVTGGEAGGHGMPLCNLEGNVGSYHLPGPGDNLGTWSGVRP; this is encoded by the coding sequence ATGGCCGGGATGGACCCTGGCGCCGGCGAGCCCCGGGGCGCGTCGCACTacctcgacctcctcctcgcgCAGCAGCAGCAGTCGACGCCGTTCCACCCCTGCACGCATGTCAAGGCGGAGCAGCACCCCATGGCGTCGCCGGTCAGGAGCCTCGCCTCCGGCGCCGGTGCCGAGCAACACGGGGGCGGCGCCGACCAGCAGCAGCCCTCCTCATCGGCCATGGTGCTGGCGGATGGCGGCGGGGGGTCCGCGCGGCCGATGCGGCGCCCGCGGGGGAGGCCGCCGGGGTCCAAGAACAAGCCCAAGCCGCCCATCATCGTGATCCGTGACAGCCCCAACGCGTTCCACTCCCACATCCTCGAGGTCGCCGACGGCGCCGACGTCGTCGAGTGCCTCGCCGAGTACGCGCGCCGCCGTAGGCGCGGCGTCTGCGTGCTCAGCGGCGCCGGGGTCGTCACCAACGTCTCGCTTCGTCAGCCcggcgcgtcgtcgtcgtcgtcgcctgGCGGCCTCGTTGCCACCCTGCAGGGGCAGTTCGAGATCCTGTCGCTCACGGGCACGGTGCTGCCGCCGCCGGCACCCCCGGCTGCCAGCAGCCTCGCCGTGTACCTCGCCGGCTGGCAGGGGCAGGTCGTTGGCGGCAGCGTGGTCGGCCAGCTCGTCGCCGCCGGGCCCGTGTTCCTCATGGCCGCGTCGTTTGCCAATGCTGTCTACGAGCGCCTGCCGCTGgagggggaggcagaggaggCCGGCACGGCCACCGCAGCCACAGAGGCGCAGGGAGAAGGCGCAGCAGCGCAGCCCCCCGGCGCTTCACCGCAGCAGTCGTCGGAGGTGACCGGAGGCGAGGCCGGTGGGCATGGCATGCCGTTGTGCAATCTTGAAGGGAATGTTGGGAGCTACCACCTGCCCGGACCCGGAGACAACTTGGGGACCTGGAGCGGCGTCAGGCCATGA